A stretch of Dietzia lutea DNA encodes these proteins:
- a CDS encoding sulfurtransferase, with translation MTRATAPDTQVRPLLVTAHELINDVSSLPTPVILDVRWQLGDTRGREHYWSGHIPGAQYMDLPGDLAGQRNVREGRHPLPSPGDFEDALRRVGIDNDSRVVLYDDCGNTSAARAWWLMRWAGKEDVFLLDGGLKAWIAEGEDLAVGPGNPVSRGDFAFDLDHMLTVGIDDTATWPERGVLIDARTPERYEGRTEPMDSRAGHIPGAVNMPTGNFLDERGHFLPADQIRRMFADAGVTSGSNAVVYCGSGIHACHALAAMAVAGLETGRLFPGSWSQWSADRKRPVALGADPR, from the coding sequence GTGACCAGAGCCACCGCACCCGATACCCAGGTCCGCCCCCTGCTCGTTACCGCGCACGAGCTGATCAACGACGTTTCCTCCCTGCCGACCCCCGTCATTCTGGACGTGCGTTGGCAGCTCGGCGACACCCGCGGACGCGAGCACTATTGGTCAGGGCACATCCCGGGCGCGCAGTACATGGACCTGCCCGGCGACCTCGCGGGTCAGCGTAACGTCCGCGAGGGACGCCACCCGCTGCCGTCGCCCGGGGACTTCGAGGACGCGTTGCGCCGGGTCGGGATCGACAACGATAGCCGCGTGGTGCTCTACGACGACTGCGGCAACACCTCCGCCGCCCGCGCCTGGTGGCTCATGCGCTGGGCGGGCAAGGAGGATGTGTTCCTGCTCGACGGCGGGCTCAAGGCGTGGATCGCGGAGGGTGAGGACCTCGCCGTGGGGCCCGGGAACCCGGTCTCGCGTGGCGACTTCGCCTTCGACTTGGACCACATGCTCACCGTCGGCATCGACGACACCGCGACGTGGCCCGAGCGGGGCGTACTCATCGACGCCCGCACCCCGGAGCGCTACGAGGGCCGCACCGAGCCGATGGACTCGCGGGCGGGCCACATCCCGGGTGCGGTCAACATGCCCACCGGGAACTTCCTCGACGAGCGCGGCCACTTCCTTCCGGCCGACCAGATCCGCCGGATGTTCGCCGACGCCGGCGTGACCAGCGGGTCGAACGCGGTCGTGTACTGCGGCTCGGGCATCCACGCCTGTCACGCGCTGGCGGCGATGGCGGTCGCCGGGCTGGAGACGGGTCGGTTGTTTCCGGGGTCGTGGTCGCAGTGGTCGGCGGACCGGAAGCGGCCCG
- a CDS encoding type II toxin-antitoxin system VapC family toxin: MNAVLLDSHALVWLMDDNPRLGPSTRGAITAAPTVLYSAASVWELAIKQINGKLQLPLDFAGDVLAAGLEELTVSSTHVAAIDPAALPHRDPFDHMLVAQARAEGLQLVTADAAILKAGLPFVVDAQK, translated from the coding sequence GTGAACGCCGTGCTTCTGGACAGCCACGCGCTTGTCTGGCTCATGGACGACAACCCGCGTCTCGGACCGTCGACACGTGGGGCGATCACCGCCGCGCCCACTGTGTTGTATTCGGCAGCCAGCGTGTGGGAGCTCGCCATCAAGCAGATCAACGGGAAGTTGCAGTTGCCCCTGGATTTCGCCGGGGACGTGCTCGCGGCCGGACTGGAGGAGCTGACCGTGTCGTCGACCCACGTGGCCGCCATCGATCCCGCCGCTCTTCCTCACCGGGATCCGTTCGACCACATGCTGGTGGCGCAGGCCCGCGCGGAGGGCCTGCAACTCGTCACAGCCGATGCCGCGATCCTTAAGGCCGGCCTCCCTTTTGTCGTTGACGCACAAAAGTAG
- a CDS encoding type II toxin-antitoxin system Phd/YefM family antitoxin → MATVNIHEAKTHLSKLLERIEGGETITIARAGRPIADLVPHRRTDIVWGALKGQIVYDDSDLMGPDDDIVALFDGE, encoded by the coding sequence ATGGCAACCGTGAACATCCATGAGGCCAAAACCCACCTGTCCAAGTTATTGGAGCGGATCGAGGGCGGAGAGACCATCACGATTGCTCGTGCCGGCCGCCCGATCGCGGACCTCGTCCCCCACCGCAGAACGGACATCGTGTGGGGCGCGCTCAAAGGACAGATCGTCTACGACGACTCAGACCTGATGGGCCCGGACGACGACATCGTCGCCTTGTTCGACGGCGAGTGA